A single Crateriforma conspicua DNA region contains:
- a CDS encoding PSD1 and planctomycete cytochrome C domain-containing protein codes for MSRLSRNSTDQWCGGQLFLCLVLATFGCFSAGQVQASDDSRADFFESKVRPLLISKCHACHSAANDDPAAGLMLDSADAIEESGVVIAGQADDSLLIEAVSYESGLDMPPDQPLSDKERAVLRKWIDDGAFFPDTKPVSGFDLAGRRDSHWAWQPVNPPEIPATGTTASDPIDAFVQKSNGPHDGVDRATWLRRVTFALTGLPPTPDQLKEFLADQRPDAKYRWVNRQMADPEFGVRWGRHWMDLVRFAETYGHEFDYPIPHAWRFRDWVVRSINDDVPFDQFVVEQLAGDLVPSPRRDPLDQTDLSKQGSAFWWLGEAVHAPVDVKDDQAIRVDNQIDVAGKAVLGLTIACARCHDHKFDAISQADYYSLSGILQSTTRSIGWLDPGGKVQQRVDECRRSLDQLQTVAFANPDLVRLDKAEVSNPPADLPTDAELVFDLTQGWPDGCTTEGWAFEPFETDAIPPAVTPSIVPAPDGDPVAIETHPATWLNSRVAGIEAAGVWRSPPFVIKQPHLIYQLAGQDQCEIRLVVDGYFMGDYHTLLFSGMRIKVDQPSAGDDGHWGWQVQGGDLHHYIGHTAHLEVWDPGPGWIGLARVYQSAEAKKPDSSVAPVQLLDAKSVFASQARPDRWASVLQTARSRVYRSGGPRAVPVLQSSKLTGRDVPLAVRGDVHQPGDPVPRSDLTAFRIADVHEDQSSQSGPIDRLELAGRWTDPANPLTPRVAVNRWWHHVFGQGIVASCDNFGVLGQLPSDPELLDHLADRLMRGGWSRKRMVRDFVLSDSFADPSRIQRLEGEAIRDALLTISGRLDRQIGGPSVPIHLTSFMTGRGRPKSSGPIDGQGRRSLFVEVRRNFLSPFMAAFDTPAPSTSVGKRNVSNVPAQALAMLNDPMIDDLLDHWTQTLLESGPVDDSSATGRLIDSVYMQAFARKPTEQEFAIAEQFLIESESVAVGLRDFVDVLVNTKEFIFVP; via the coding sequence ATGAGCAGACTATCTAGAAATTCGACCGATCAATGGTGCGGTGGACAGCTGTTTCTGTGTCTGGTCCTGGCCACGTTTGGCTGCTTTTCAGCTGGACAAGTGCAGGCATCGGATGATTCACGCGCCGACTTTTTCGAATCCAAAGTGCGACCTTTGCTGATCAGCAAGTGTCATGCGTGTCATAGCGCGGCCAACGATGATCCCGCCGCCGGGTTGATGTTGGATTCCGCCGACGCGATCGAAGAATCGGGTGTGGTCATTGCCGGACAGGCCGACGACAGCTTGCTGATCGAAGCGGTGTCCTATGAAAGTGGTTTGGACATGCCGCCGGACCAACCGCTCAGCGACAAAGAACGGGCGGTGTTGCGCAAATGGATCGACGATGGCGCTTTCTTTCCAGACACCAAACCGGTCTCCGGTTTCGATCTGGCTGGACGTCGCGACAGCCACTGGGCGTGGCAACCGGTCAATCCGCCTGAAATTCCTGCCACCGGCACTACCGCTAGCGATCCAATCGATGCGTTTGTGCAAAAGTCGAACGGACCGCATGACGGCGTCGATCGGGCAACCTGGCTACGCCGTGTGACGTTTGCATTGACCGGATTGCCGCCGACACCGGACCAACTGAAAGAATTCTTGGCCGATCAGCGACCCGATGCAAAGTATCGCTGGGTGAATCGACAGATGGCCGATCCCGAATTCGGTGTGCGATGGGGCCGGCACTGGATGGACCTTGTGCGATTTGCAGAAACCTATGGTCACGAATTCGATTATCCGATCCCGCACGCGTGGCGATTTCGCGATTGGGTCGTGCGATCGATCAATGATGACGTGCCATTTGATCAGTTTGTGGTCGAACAATTGGCCGGCGACTTGGTGCCGTCGCCAAGACGCGATCCGTTGGATCAAACCGATCTGTCGAAACAGGGCAGCGCGTTCTGGTGGCTGGGCGAAGCGGTACACGCACCGGTGGATGTGAAAGATGACCAGGCGATCCGTGTCGACAATCAAATCGATGTGGCGGGGAAAGCCGTGTTGGGGCTGACCATCGCTTGTGCTCGTTGCCATGACCACAAATTCGATGCGATTTCACAAGCCGATTACTATTCGCTGTCGGGTATTTTGCAATCGACCACACGCAGTATCGGTTGGTTGGATCCAGGCGGTAAAGTTCAACAACGCGTCGACGAATGTCGCCGGTCTTTGGATCAGCTTCAAACGGTTGCGTTTGCGAACCCAGATCTTGTCCGCTTGGATAAAGCAGAAGTGTCCAATCCGCCAGCGGATTTGCCCACCGATGCGGAGCTTGTTTTTGATCTGACCCAAGGCTGGCCCGACGGTTGCACCACCGAAGGCTGGGCGTTTGAGCCGTTTGAAACCGATGCGATCCCGCCCGCCGTGACGCCGAGCATCGTGCCCGCACCGGACGGCGATCCTGTTGCGATCGAAACTCATCCGGCGACATGGCTGAACAGTCGCGTCGCCGGCATCGAAGCGGCCGGTGTCTGGCGATCACCACCGTTCGTGATCAAACAGCCGCATTTGATTTACCAATTGGCTGGTCAGGATCAATGCGAAATCCGCTTGGTCGTCGACGGCTATTTCATGGGCGACTACCACACGCTGTTGTTCAGTGGAATGCGCATCAAAGTGGATCAGCCGTCCGCTGGCGACGACGGACATTGGGGCTGGCAGGTGCAGGGCGGCGACCTTCACCACTACATCGGTCACACCGCTCATTTGGAAGTCTGGGACCCAGGTCCCGGCTGGATCGGCCTGGCACGTGTGTATCAGTCTGCCGAAGCAAAGAAGCCGGATTCGTCGGTGGCTCCGGTGCAATTGCTTGACGCGAAATCAGTGTTTGCTTCGCAGGCTCGTCCCGACCGTTGGGCAAGTGTTCTGCAAACCGCAAGATCGCGGGTGTATCGTTCCGGAGGCCCACGGGCCGTACCCGTGTTGCAGTCGTCCAAGCTGACCGGACGTGATGTTCCGTTGGCGGTCCGCGGCGACGTTCATCAGCCCGGCGATCCGGTGCCACGCAGTGATTTGACCGCCTTTCGAATTGCTGATGTCCACGAAGATCAGAGTTCGCAAAGCGGGCCGATCGATCGTTTGGAATTGGCTGGGCGCTGGACCGATCCCGCCAATCCATTGACGCCACGGGTGGCCGTCAACCGCTGGTGGCATCACGTGTTTGGGCAAGGCATCGTTGCATCGTGTGATAATTTTGGCGTGCTTGGCCAATTGCCATCCGATCCGGAACTGTTGGATCACTTGGCGGATCGGCTGATGCGCGGTGGTTGGTCACGCAAGCGAATGGTTCGTGATTTTGTTCTGTCCGATTCGTTCGCCGATCCGTCCAGGATTCAGCGTTTGGAAGGCGAGGCCATTCGTGACGCTTTGCTGACGATTTCCGGTCGGCTGGACAGGCAAATTGGTGGCCCCAGCGTTCCCATTCACTTGACCAGTTTTATGACCGGGCGCGGACGACCCAAATCCAGCGGGCCGATCGACGGTCAAGGCCGACGCAGCTTGTTCGTGGAAGTGCGTCGAAACTTTTTGTCACCGTTCATGGCTGCTTTTGACACGCCGGCGCCATCGACCAGTGTTGGAAAACGAAATGTTTCCAATGTCCCCGCCCAGGCATTGGCGATGTTGAACGATCCGATGATCGATGATCTGCTGGATCATTGGACACAAACGCTGCTTGAAAGCGGCCCCGTGGATGATTCATCCGCGACCGGACGGCTGATCGATTCGGTCTACATGCAGGCGTTTGCACGGAAACCAACCGAACAGGAATTCGCCATTGCAGAGCAGTTCCTAATCGAATCGGAATCGGTTGCGGTGGGGCTGCGTGATTTCGTCGACGTGCTGGTCAACACCAAGGAGTTCATCTTTGTTCCCTAA
- a CDS encoding lysophospholipid acyltransferase family protein: MTVVLSRPYEFIPPHRGDRWPSFIQAFRLIDWHLRRKEGVVEHECRNLDAFREVLDSRQSILLTPNHCRYADPIVLGWPARVVKTHLYAMASWHLFNTTSFESFALRRMGAFSINREGNDKQAVDKAIEYLVEAKRPLVVFPEGTTNRTNDQLKPLLDGVAFIARRAAKKRQKQDGGNVVALPVALKYLCLDDIESWADHQLGRLESQLGWRQTGRRDIIGRTMRLVEGMLALKEIEYTGTSASGPLPERRDRLMHFLLNDAEAKMEMTSPSASDVRERVRKIRSRVVGHYFSLSESEMQSQRPSLLEIAEEADFAQNLLSFPDCYLSPGEITDTRILETIQRIQESIYGKADQTMRLKVIVEFADAIEVSDQRPPRGEADPLLESIRTSLSGMLDRLSGEARLIG; this comes from the coding sequence ATGACCGTGGTCTTGTCACGGCCCTACGAATTTATCCCTCCGCACCGGGGGGACCGATGGCCAAGCTTCATCCAAGCGTTTCGGTTGATCGATTGGCACCTGCGTCGCAAGGAAGGTGTGGTCGAACACGAGTGCCGCAACTTGGACGCGTTTCGTGAGGTGTTGGACAGTCGTCAAAGCATTTTGTTGACGCCCAACCATTGTCGCTATGCGGACCCCATTGTGCTGGGCTGGCCGGCGCGCGTGGTCAAGACTCATTTGTACGCCATGGCGTCCTGGCACTTGTTCAACACGACGTCGTTCGAGTCTTTTGCGCTGCGTCGCATGGGGGCGTTCAGCATCAATCGCGAAGGCAATGACAAACAGGCGGTCGATAAAGCCATTGAATACTTGGTCGAAGCTAAGCGGCCCTTGGTGGTGTTCCCCGAAGGCACGACCAATAGAACCAACGATCAATTAAAACCGCTTCTCGATGGTGTCGCGTTCATTGCACGGCGGGCGGCCAAGAAACGTCAAAAACAGGATGGCGGCAATGTCGTCGCGTTGCCCGTTGCACTGAAGTATCTGTGCTTGGACGACATCGAATCTTGGGCAGATCACCAGCTGGGACGATTGGAATCACAGTTGGGATGGCGCCAGACCGGACGTCGCGACATCATTGGACGAACGATGCGTCTGGTGGAAGGCATGCTGGCCCTAAAGGAAATCGAATACACCGGAACATCCGCGTCCGGGCCGTTGCCCGAACGCCGCGATCGTTTGATGCATTTCTTGCTGAACGATGCGGAAGCGAAAATGGAGATGACGTCGCCGTCCGCATCCGACGTGCGAGAACGTGTTCGCAAGATTCGCAGTCGCGTGGTCGGACACTATTTTTCCCTGTCCGAATCCGAGATGCAGTCACAGCGACCGTCCTTGTTGGAGATTGCCGAAGAAGCGGATTTTGCACAAAACTTGTTGTCGTTTCCCGATTGCTATTTGTCGCCCGGCGAAATCACTGACACGCGGATCTTGGAAACGATCCAGCGGATCCAAGAGTCCATTTACGGCAAAGCCGACCAAACGATGCGTTTGAAGGTGATCGTGGAGTTTGCCGATGCGATCGAAGTGTCCGACCAGCGTCCGCCTCGTGGTGAGGCCGATCCCCTGTTGGAATCCATCCGCACCAGCCTGTCGGGCATGTTGGATCGTCTTTCCGGGGAAGCACGTTTGATTGGCTAA
- a CDS encoding serine/threonine protein kinase: MPDLTSERFVEFVRKSHLVDEPALDKLLEKVRARCGGDLPQDPRKLATVLETKGLITSWHSEKLLAGKYKGFFLGKYKLLGHIGTGGMSSVYLAEHVRMAHRRAIKVLPKKRVDDSSYLARFQLEAKAIASLNHPNIVSAYDLDNEGDVHYIVMEYVDGLDLQALVKRDGPLSFAVAADLIAQAAEGLEHAHESGVIHRDVKPANLLLDPNGRVRLLDMGLALVAAQDEESLTVANNENVLGTADYLAPEQALDSHGVDHRADIYGLGCTLYFLLTGRPPFSDGTLAQRIAKHQTEMPESIKKHRSDCPGELEGIVWKMIQKEAKYRYQTAGDVAEALKKFAASIPKGEPVHAGGGPGLHGGAGSSASRSGGSKRSSSSGTGDTVTNKNDDTLTSSRSKLASTGGLSSGDSGRLVDIKPKIAPSDLMDGSFLDLEIESGYRGGSKILEQKGNRPQGSSIVRRSRPDSDLRSITEAARRSVATRQENSSVGKSGRKRSGNAKQRTGMDPLLFGTLLATLFAVALVIGYVLARTLN; the protein is encoded by the coding sequence ATGCCTGATTTGACGTCAGAACGTTTCGTCGAATTCGTCCGAAAAAGTCATTTGGTGGACGAACCGGCGCTCGACAAACTGCTGGAGAAAGTCCGCGCCCGATGTGGGGGTGATTTGCCCCAGGATCCGCGCAAGCTGGCCACCGTGCTGGAAACCAAGGGCCTGATCACGTCCTGGCACAGCGAAAAATTGCTGGCCGGTAAATACAAGGGATTCTTCCTGGGCAAATACAAACTGCTGGGCCACATCGGCACCGGCGGGATGAGCAGCGTGTATCTGGCCGAGCACGTTCGCATGGCGCACCGGCGTGCGATCAAGGTGTTGCCCAAGAAACGCGTCGACGATTCGTCTTATCTGGCTCGGTTTCAATTGGAAGCCAAAGCGATCGCATCGCTGAACCACCCGAACATCGTTTCGGCGTATGACTTGGATAACGAAGGCGATGTGCACTACATCGTCATGGAATACGTCGATGGGTTGGATCTGCAAGCTTTGGTCAAACGCGATGGCCCACTCAGTTTCGCGGTCGCCGCGGATTTGATTGCTCAGGCCGCCGAGGGTCTGGAACACGCGCATGAAAGCGGTGTGATTCACCGTGATGTCAAACCGGCCAACTTGTTGTTGGATCCAAACGGTCGGGTTCGCCTGTTGGACATGGGCCTGGCTTTGGTCGCCGCACAAGACGAAGAGTCATTGACGGTTGCCAACAACGAAAACGTTTTGGGAACCGCCGACTACCTAGCTCCCGAACAAGCGTTGGACAGCCACGGCGTCGATCATCGTGCGGATATCTACGGGCTAGGCTGTACGCTGTACTTTTTGTTGACCGGTCGACCGCCGTTCAGCGATGGAACGTTGGCGCAGCGAATCGCCAAGCACCAAACGGAAATGCCCGAATCGATCAAGAAGCATCGATCCGATTGCCCCGGCGAACTGGAAGGCATCGTTTGGAAGATGATCCAAAAGGAAGCCAAGTATCGCTATCAAACGGCGGGTGACGTTGCCGAAGCGCTAAAAAAGTTCGCCGCAAGCATTCCCAAAGGTGAACCGGTCCATGCCGGTGGCGGCCCGGGGTTGCACGGCGGTGCCGGTTCTTCCGCGTCCAGGTCCGGCGGTAGTAAAAGGTCTTCCTCATCGGGGACCGGTGACACAGTCACCAACAAGAACGACGATACGTTGACCAGCAGTCGGTCCAAACTGGCCAGCACTGGCGGACTAAGCAGCGGCGACAGCGGGCGTTTGGTCGACATCAAACCCAAGATCGCGCCGTCGGATTTGATGGACGGCAGCTTTCTGGATTTGGAAATCGAATCCGGTTACCGCGGCGGCAGCAAGATCCTGGAACAAAAGGGCAATCGCCCTCAGGGCAGCAGCATTGTTCGCCGCTCACGCCCGGACAGCGATCTGCGTTCGATCACCGAAGCGGCCCGTCGATCCGTTGCCACACGACAAGAAAATTCGTCGGTCGGAAAGTCGGGACGCAAACGCTCGGGCAACGCCAAACAACGCACCGGAATGGATCCATTGTTGTTTGGAACTCTTCTGGCGACATTGTTCGCCGTTGCCCTGGTGATCGGATACGTGTTGGCTAGGACGCTGAACTAA